The Tenrec ecaudatus isolate mTenEca1 chromosome 6, mTenEca1.hap1, whole genome shotgun sequence genome has a window encoding:
- the STAT6 gene encoding signal transducer and activator of transcription 6 isoform X1, with product MSLWGLVSKMPPEKLQRLYIDFPQRLRHLLGDWLENQPWEFLVGSDTFCCNLASALLSATVQRLQAVAGEQGEGSTFLQHISNLESVYQRDPLKLVATFRQILQGEKKAAMEQFHHLPMPFHWKQEELKFNTALQRLQHLVREARLLREALQQGAEAGQVPLHSLIETSANGSGHREALPMLLQESVGELEVTQALVLKRIQIWKRQQQLAGNGAPFEESLAPLQERCESLVDIYSQLQQEVGAAGGELEAKTRASLLSRLDEVLRTLVTSSFLVEKQPPQVLKTQTKFQAGVWFLLGLRFLGAPAKPPLVRADMVTEKQARELSMPQGPGAGVESSGEIINNLVPLENSLPGNCCSALFKNLLLKKIKRCERKGTESVTEEKCAVLFSTSFTLGPNKLPIQLQALSLPLVVIVHGNQDNNAKATILWDNAFSEMERVPFVVAERVPWEKMCETLNLKFMAEVGTSRGLLPEHFLFLAQKIFNDNSLSTEAFQHRSVSWSQFNKEILLGRGFTFWQWFDGVLDLTKRCLRSYWSDRLIIGFISKQYVTSLLLNEPDGTFLLRFSDSEIGGITIAHVIRAQDGSPQIENIQPFSAKDLSIRSLGDRIRDLAQLKNLYPKKPKDEAFRSHYKPEQMGKDGRGYVPATIKMTVESRVSLSLPRDQPLPTLDSQMSAMVPTYDLGMSCDSPVNMQLGSGMVPQGYPPHSHAIPSYQALSPEESVNMLSAFQETHLQVPLSLSQMSQPFDQSHPQGLLPCQPQEHAVRTPEPLLCDVTMAEDSCLSQPVEGFPQGTWVGEDMFPPLLPPTEQDLNKLLLEGQGESGGGLLGAQSLLQPSYGQSGISMSHLDRRTNQSW from the exons ATGTCGTTATGGGGTCTGGTCTCCAAGATGCCCCCAGAAAAACTGCAGCGGCTCTACATCGACTTTCCCCAACGCCTTCGGCACCTCCTGGGTGACTGGCTGGAGAACCAGCCCTG GGAGTTCCTGGTTGGATCTGACACTTTCTGCTGCAACCTGGCCAGCGCCCTCCTCTCAGCCACTGTCCAGCGCCTTCAGGCAGTGgctggggagcagggggagggaagCACCTTCTTACAGCACATCAGCAACCTGGAG AGCGTATACCAGAGGGATCCCCTGAAGTTGGTGGCCACGTTCAGACAAATCCTTCAGGGAGAGAAGAAAGCTGCCATGGAGCAG TTCCATCACCTGCCAATGCCTTTCCACTGGAAGCAGGAAGAACTCAAGTTTAACACAGCTCTGCAGAGGCTGCAGCACCTTGTGAGGGAGGCCCGCCTTCTCCGGGAAGCCCTGCAGCAGGGGGCTGAGGCTGGTCAAG TGCCTCTGCACAGCCTGATAGAGACTTCTGCCAATGGGTCTGGGCACAGGGAG GCCCTGCCCATGTTGCTGCAGGAGTCTGTTGGGGAGCTGGAGGTGACCCAGGCCCTGGTGCTGAAGAGGATCCAGATTTGGAAACGGCAGCAGCAGCTGGCAGGGAACGGGGCaccctttgaggagagcctggccCCACTACAGGAGAG GTGTGAGAGCCTGGTGGACATCTATTCCCAGCTGCAGCAGGAGgtgggggcagctggtggggaGCTGGAGGCCAAGACCCGGGCCTCGCTGCTCAGCCGGCTAGATGAAGTCCTGCGGACCCTGGTCACCAG CTCTTTCCTGGTGGAGAAGCAGCCCCCGCAGGTTCTGAAGACGCAGACCAAGTTCCAAGCCGGGGTCTGGTTTCTGCTGGGCCTACGGTTCCTAGGAGCCCCAGCCAAACCCCCACTGGTCAGGGCTGACATGGTGACTGAGAAGCAGGCGAGGGAGCTGAGCATGCCCCAAGGGCCCGGCGCTGGAGT AGAGAGCAGTGGGGAGATCATCAACAACTTGGTGCCCTTGGAGAACAGCCTTCCTGGGAACTGCTGCTCTGCCCTCTTCAAGAACTTG CTTTTGAAGAAAATCAAGCGGTGCGAGCGGAAGGGGACAGAGTCGGTCACAGAGGAGAAGTGCGCTGTGTTGTTCTCCACCAGCTTCACGCTTGGCCCCAACAAGCTGCCCATCCAGCTCCAG GCCCTGTCTTTGCCTCTGGTGGTCATCGTCCATGGTAACCAAGACAACAACGCCAAAGCCACCATCCTGTGGGACAATGCTTTCTCTGAGATG GAGCGAGTGCCCTTTGTGGTGGCTGAACGGGTGCCCTGGGAGAAGATGTGTGAAACTCTGAACCTCAAGTTCATGGCTGAGGTGGGGACCAGCCGGGGGCTGCTCCCGGAACATTTTCTCTTCCTGGCCCAGAAGATCTTCAATGACAACAGCCTCAGCACGGAGGCCTTCCAGCACCGTTCCGTGTCCTGGTCACAGTTCAACAAG GAGATCCTGCTGGGCCGTGGCTTCACCTTCTGGCAGTGGTTCGATGGCGTCCTAGACCTCACCAAACGCTGTCTCCGGAGCTACTGGTCAGACAG GCTGATCATCGGCTTCATCAGCAAGCAGTATGTTACGAGCCTTCTTCTCAACGAGCCTGATGGGACTTTCCTCCTCCGCTTCAGTGATTCAGAGATTGGGGGCATCACAATTGCCCACGTCATCCGGGCCCAGGATG GCTCCCCACAGATAGAGAATATCCAGCCATTCTCAGCCAAGGACCTGTCCATCCGCTCACTGGGGGACCGAATCCGGGACCTGGCTCAGCTGAAAAACCTCTATCCCAAGAAACCCAAGGATGAAGCTTTCCGGAGCCACTACAAGC CGGAGCAGATGGGCAAGGATGGCAGGGGGTATGTCCCAGCCACCATCAAGATGACCGTGGaaag CcgtgtctccctctcccttcctaggGACCAGCCACTGCCCACCCTGGACTCCCAGATGTCGGCTATGGTGCCCACTTATGACCTAGGCATGAGCTGTGATTCCCCCGTGAACATGCAGCTGGGCTCAGGCATGGT GCCCCAGGGGTACCCACCACACTCTCATGCCATCCCCTCCTATCAAGCACTCTCCCCAGAGGAGTCCGTCAATATGTTGTCAGCGTTTCAGGA AACTCACCTGCAGGTGCCCCTCAGCCTGAGCCAGATGAGTCAGCCCTTCGATCAATCTCACCCCCA GGGCCTGCTGCCATGCCAGCCTCAGGAGCATGCCGTGCGCACCCCTGAGCCGCTGCTCTGTGATGTGACCATGGCAGAAGACAGCTGCCTGAGCCAGCCGGTGGAAGGGTTCCCTCAGGGAACTTG GGTCGGCGAAGACATGTTCCCACCCTTGCTGCCTCCCACGGAACAGGACCTCAACAAGTTGCTTCTGGAGGGGCAAGGCGAGTCAGGGGGAGGACTTCTGGGAGCCCAGTCCCTCCTGCAGCCCTCCTATGGGCAGTCTGGGATCTCAATGTCCCACCTGGACCGAAGGACCAACCAGAGTTGGTAA
- the STAT6 gene encoding signal transducer and activator of transcription 6 isoform X2 — protein MSLWGLVSKMPPEKLQRLYIDFPQRLRHLLGDWLENQPWEFLVGSDTFCCNLASALLSATVQRLQAVAGEQGEGSTFLQHISNLESVYQRDPLKLVATFRQILQGEKKAAMEQFHHLPMPFHWKQEELKFNTALQRLQHLVREARLLREALQQGAEAGQVPLHSLIETSANGSGHREALPMLLQESVGELEVTQALVLKRIQIWKRQQQLAGNGAPFEESLAPLQERCESLVDIYSQLQQEVGAAGGELEAKTRASLLSRLDEVLRTLVTSSFLVEKQPPQVLKTQTKFQAGVWFLLGLRFLGAPAKPPLVRADMVTEKQARELSMPQGPGAGVESSGEIINNLVPLENSLPGNCCSALFKNLLLKKIKRCERKGTESVTEEKCAVLFSTSFTLGPNKLPIQLQALSLPLVVIVHGNQDNNAKATILWDNAFSEMERVPFVVAERVPWEKMCETLNLKFMAEVGTSRGLLPEHFLFLAQKIFNDNSLSTEAFQHRSVSWSQFNKEILLGRGFTFWQWFDGVLDLTKRCLRSYWSDRLIIGFISKQYVTSLLLNEPDGTFLLRFSDSEIGGITIAHVIRAQDGSPQIENIQPFSAKDLSIRSLGDRIRDLAQLKNLYPKKPKDEAFRSHYKPEQMGKDGRGYVPATIKMTVERDQPLPTLDSQMSAMVPTYDLGMSCDSPVNMQLGSGMVPQGYPPHSHAIPSYQALSPEESVNMLSAFQETHLQVPLSLSQMSQPFDQSHPQGLLPCQPQEHAVRTPEPLLCDVTMAEDSCLSQPVEGFPQGTWVGEDMFPPLLPPTEQDLNKLLLEGQGESGGGLLGAQSLLQPSYGQSGISMSHLDRRTNQSW, from the exons ATGTCGTTATGGGGTCTGGTCTCCAAGATGCCCCCAGAAAAACTGCAGCGGCTCTACATCGACTTTCCCCAACGCCTTCGGCACCTCCTGGGTGACTGGCTGGAGAACCAGCCCTG GGAGTTCCTGGTTGGATCTGACACTTTCTGCTGCAACCTGGCCAGCGCCCTCCTCTCAGCCACTGTCCAGCGCCTTCAGGCAGTGgctggggagcagggggagggaagCACCTTCTTACAGCACATCAGCAACCTGGAG AGCGTATACCAGAGGGATCCCCTGAAGTTGGTGGCCACGTTCAGACAAATCCTTCAGGGAGAGAAGAAAGCTGCCATGGAGCAG TTCCATCACCTGCCAATGCCTTTCCACTGGAAGCAGGAAGAACTCAAGTTTAACACAGCTCTGCAGAGGCTGCAGCACCTTGTGAGGGAGGCCCGCCTTCTCCGGGAAGCCCTGCAGCAGGGGGCTGAGGCTGGTCAAG TGCCTCTGCACAGCCTGATAGAGACTTCTGCCAATGGGTCTGGGCACAGGGAG GCCCTGCCCATGTTGCTGCAGGAGTCTGTTGGGGAGCTGGAGGTGACCCAGGCCCTGGTGCTGAAGAGGATCCAGATTTGGAAACGGCAGCAGCAGCTGGCAGGGAACGGGGCaccctttgaggagagcctggccCCACTACAGGAGAG GTGTGAGAGCCTGGTGGACATCTATTCCCAGCTGCAGCAGGAGgtgggggcagctggtggggaGCTGGAGGCCAAGACCCGGGCCTCGCTGCTCAGCCGGCTAGATGAAGTCCTGCGGACCCTGGTCACCAG CTCTTTCCTGGTGGAGAAGCAGCCCCCGCAGGTTCTGAAGACGCAGACCAAGTTCCAAGCCGGGGTCTGGTTTCTGCTGGGCCTACGGTTCCTAGGAGCCCCAGCCAAACCCCCACTGGTCAGGGCTGACATGGTGACTGAGAAGCAGGCGAGGGAGCTGAGCATGCCCCAAGGGCCCGGCGCTGGAGT AGAGAGCAGTGGGGAGATCATCAACAACTTGGTGCCCTTGGAGAACAGCCTTCCTGGGAACTGCTGCTCTGCCCTCTTCAAGAACTTG CTTTTGAAGAAAATCAAGCGGTGCGAGCGGAAGGGGACAGAGTCGGTCACAGAGGAGAAGTGCGCTGTGTTGTTCTCCACCAGCTTCACGCTTGGCCCCAACAAGCTGCCCATCCAGCTCCAG GCCCTGTCTTTGCCTCTGGTGGTCATCGTCCATGGTAACCAAGACAACAACGCCAAAGCCACCATCCTGTGGGACAATGCTTTCTCTGAGATG GAGCGAGTGCCCTTTGTGGTGGCTGAACGGGTGCCCTGGGAGAAGATGTGTGAAACTCTGAACCTCAAGTTCATGGCTGAGGTGGGGACCAGCCGGGGGCTGCTCCCGGAACATTTTCTCTTCCTGGCCCAGAAGATCTTCAATGACAACAGCCTCAGCACGGAGGCCTTCCAGCACCGTTCCGTGTCCTGGTCACAGTTCAACAAG GAGATCCTGCTGGGCCGTGGCTTCACCTTCTGGCAGTGGTTCGATGGCGTCCTAGACCTCACCAAACGCTGTCTCCGGAGCTACTGGTCAGACAG GCTGATCATCGGCTTCATCAGCAAGCAGTATGTTACGAGCCTTCTTCTCAACGAGCCTGATGGGACTTTCCTCCTCCGCTTCAGTGATTCAGAGATTGGGGGCATCACAATTGCCCACGTCATCCGGGCCCAGGATG GCTCCCCACAGATAGAGAATATCCAGCCATTCTCAGCCAAGGACCTGTCCATCCGCTCACTGGGGGACCGAATCCGGGACCTGGCTCAGCTGAAAAACCTCTATCCCAAGAAACCCAAGGATGAAGCTTTCCGGAGCCACTACAAGC CGGAGCAGATGGGCAAGGATGGCAGGGGGTATGTCCCAGCCACCATCAAGATGACCGTGGaaag gGACCAGCCACTGCCCACCCTGGACTCCCAGATGTCGGCTATGGTGCCCACTTATGACCTAGGCATGAGCTGTGATTCCCCCGTGAACATGCAGCTGGGCTCAGGCATGGT GCCCCAGGGGTACCCACCACACTCTCATGCCATCCCCTCCTATCAAGCACTCTCCCCAGAGGAGTCCGTCAATATGTTGTCAGCGTTTCAGGA AACTCACCTGCAGGTGCCCCTCAGCCTGAGCCAGATGAGTCAGCCCTTCGATCAATCTCACCCCCA GGGCCTGCTGCCATGCCAGCCTCAGGAGCATGCCGTGCGCACCCCTGAGCCGCTGCTCTGTGATGTGACCATGGCAGAAGACAGCTGCCTGAGCCAGCCGGTGGAAGGGTTCCCTCAGGGAACTTG GGTCGGCGAAGACATGTTCCCACCCTTGCTGCCTCCCACGGAACAGGACCTCAACAAGTTGCTTCTGGAGGGGCAAGGCGAGTCAGGGGGAGGACTTCTGGGAGCCCAGTCCCTCCTGCAGCCCTCCTATGGGCAGTCTGGGATCTCAATGTCCCACCTGGACCGAAGGACCAACCAGAGTTGGTAA